The genomic stretch ATAGCCCTTCACCCCAATTCTGAAGAAGGTGACGTAGCTGCCGAGCTGGTATTGTACCTCGACCTGTTTTGTCACCTGCTTTGAACGCCTGTATTACCTCGTCGGGAAGATTTTCCACTCGTGAATGCTGATGCATGACTTCAAGAAAGTCTGCGAAGCTCATACggccatttttcttcttcagatACTGGGTCAACTCTTGAATGGTGGGAGAAAGTCCCAGCGAGCGCATTATTACCGTCAGCTCATCCAACGTAGTAATGTGTCCCGATCGGGCGAACAAGTAAAAACACTCGCGAAACTCTGTAAatcaaagaaaacacaaaataacagttttgttttcaatctaTGTTACAGCAAAACaccatgttgtttttttagatCCTATATTTCACAAAACTGGACACGTACCATCAATATCTTGTTCCTTGAAATAACGGGCCTGGAAAATGATTAAGCAAAAGATTTCTGTATCTTTTAGAGGATTAAATGAAATTAACTCGAAATAGAAATATACAAACCATTGTAGAAGAAGTACGGTTGTTAACAAATATGGAAAGTATCGTTTGAAAGCCTACAATTAACTTGTTGATTCTCCTCGTTTAGCTTTTCTGAACTACGAATCAACCAGGGctgtttcaccttttttcatCTCCATCGATGTCAAACCGTTTTGTCCGATTTCTTGCGCACGATTACGATCACACTGTGCATAAAGTACACGGAGGTtcctttattatttttttatgcaaattgaAGCTTCTTGAGCTTTCAGTATTtttcatacatacatatactaatgaaaaaaaaaaattactaatgaagtaaaattaatgaaaaatattttcgttTACCAACTGTTACATAAAACAAATGGTCGAACAAATAACCACGGAAACGACGCCGCTTGGTGAGTAGCTGTCAAAACATTGTGCTGTGTGTACAAGCCTTGCTAATTATTTTCTATGCGTTCTGCTTTGGTAAAAAGGTTTCGGGAAAGTAGCTCGATTTAAGATCAAAACAAATTATCTACCTATATCATCATTCAGTGAGCAGCATCGGAATGTTGTCCAGGAAGAGTAAGGATAAGTCTATTAAA from Anopheles merus strain MAF unplaced genomic scaffold, AmerM5.1 LNR4001152, whole genome shotgun sequence encodes the following:
- the LOC121603351 gene encoding calmodulin-like, whose product is MARYFKEQDIDEFRECFYLFARSGHITTLDELTVIMRSLGLSPTIQELTQYLKKKNGRMSFADFLEVMHQHSRVENLPDEVIQAFKAGDKTGRGTIPARQLRHLLQNWGEGLSFREVDNIFREANVSSNGHVRYTDFVRVACAPVPDYY